The following proteins come from a genomic window of Elusimicrobiota bacterium:
- a CDS encoding DNA methyltransferase — protein sequence MLYNASRGMNMQKSRFDEKEMLNTKQAAIFLGVSTKTIYRMEEKGLINPTRTPGGQRRFHKDILEKYLKKSIYINAPQNPSKFKIKESETPYLFDNNLLINNAIDYKINTLEKQITSDSPFNHKEHYANEITPRQWVEEWDFKTYQTKTYSHGFHPYPAMFIPQVARKLILAFSNEGDIVCDIFCGSGTTLIESSLLNRNSIGIELNPLAVLIAKVKTTPIEPERLTANLKQVINDFNKKNQIEPPSFKNIEFWFSKKVIKELSRLKYAIRNLNDEHSRNFFYVCFSELVRIVSFTRHGEFKLFRSPDKLTDKFNPEVIGEFIKICEKNILGMKEYFKDVSNISNVRIIEGDATKNNGIPYNSIDFIITSPPYGDSRTTVAYGQFSRLSAQWLDLLPSDTIDIDKILLGGKNNVSLNDPILNESETLKTSIETISNKDINRAKDVLSFYIDLNKSLKQAHKILKNQKYFCLIVGNRTVKELTLKTDSIVCEFAEKIGFVSQGILYRNIPNKRMPLKNSPTNEVGKTGFTMQKESIILLKKL from the coding sequence ATGTTGTACAATGCTTCTAGAGGTATGAATATGCAAAAAAGTCGATTTGATGAAAAAGAAATGTTGAATACGAAACAAGCAGCCATATTTTTAGGCGTTAGCACTAAAACCATTTACCGAATGGAAGAAAAAGGCCTTATAAATCCAACAAGGACCCCAGGAGGGCAACGACGTTTTCATAAAGACATATTAGAAAAATATCTTAAAAAGAGCATATATATTAATGCCCCACAAAATCCAAGTAAATTTAAAATCAAGGAAAGTGAAACTCCTTATTTATTTGATAACAATTTATTAATTAATAATGCGATAGATTACAAGATAAATACTTTAGAAAAACAAATTACATCAGACTCCCCTTTTAATCACAAAGAACATTATGCTAACGAAATAACTCCAAGACAATGGGTTGAAGAATGGGATTTTAAAACATATCAAACTAAGACTTACTCGCATGGCTTTCATCCCTACCCAGCAATGTTTATTCCGCAAGTCGCTAGAAAGCTAATCCTAGCATTCTCAAATGAAGGTGACATCGTATGTGATATTTTCTGTGGTTCAGGGACAACCCTAATAGAAAGTTCATTATTAAATCGGAATTCCATTGGTATAGAACTAAATCCTCTTGCAGTATTGATTGCTAAAGTTAAAACTACGCCAATAGAGCCCGAACGATTAACGGCAAATTTAAAACAAGTAATTAATGATTTTAATAAAAAAAATCAAATTGAACCGCCTTCTTTTAAGAATATTGAATTTTGGTTTAGCAAAAAAGTAATAAAAGAACTGTCTAGACTTAAATATGCTATAAGAAATCTTAATGATGAACATTCAAGAAATTTCTTTTATGTTTGTTTTAGTGAACTTGTTAGAATAGTCTCATTTACCAGACACGGTGAGTTTAAATTATTCCGTTCCCCTGATAAATTAACTGACAAATTTAATCCAGAAGTGATTGGGGAATTTATAAAGATATGTGAGAAAAATATTTTGGGTATGAAAGAGTATTTTAAAGACGTTTCCAATATTTCAAATGTTCGTATTATCGAAGGAGATGCAACAAAAAACAATGGTATTCCTTATAACTCTATAGATTTTATTATTACTTCTCCCCCATACGGAGACAGCAGGACTACCGTAGCTTATGGGCAGTTTTCAAGGTTATCTGCTCAATGGTTAGATTTATTACCGTCTGATACCATTGACATTGATAAGATACTTCTGGGTGGTAAAAATAATGTCAGCCTAAATGACCCCATTCTAAATGAATCTGAAACCCTTAAAACTAGTATAGAAACAATTTCAAATAAAGATATTAATAGAGCTAAAGATGTATTGAGTTTTTATATAGATTTAAATAAATCCTTAAAACAAGCACATAAAATACTAAAAAATCAAAAATATTTCTGCCTTATTGTAGGAAATCGCACGGTAAAAGAGTTGACACTTAAAACAGATTCCATTGTATGTGAATTCGCTGAGAAAATAGGCTTTGTTTCTCAAGGAATCTTGTACCGCAATATACCGAATAAAAGGATGCCTCTAAAAAATAGCCCTACAAATGAAGTTGGAAAAACTGGTTTTACAATGCAGAAGGAAAGTATTATATTACTGAAGAAGTTATAA